A stretch of the Streptococcus himalayensis genome encodes the following:
- a CDS encoding 2-isopropylmalate synthase, whose translation MRKVEFLDTSLRDGEQTPGVNFSIKEKIAIAKQLEKWGVSAIEAGFPAASPDSFTAVKEIAKAMKTTAVTGLARLVKSDIDACYEALKDAKYPQIHVFIATSPIHREFKLKKTKEEILATITEYVSYARSKFEIVEFSPEDGTRTELDFLLEVVQTAVDAGATYINIPDTVGFTTPEEYGQIFQYLIEQVKSDREIIFSPHCHDDLGMAVANSLSAIKHGAGRVEGTINGIGERAGNAALEEVAVALNIRADYYQVETDIVLNETINTSEMVSRFSGIAIPKNKAVVGGNAFSHESGIHQDGVLKNPLTYEIITPELVGVKSNSLPLGKLSGRHAFVEKLKELALDFDEAEINELFAKFKALADKKQEITDADIRALIAGVTVENPEGFHFDDLTLAVEGDSMVATVRLVNEDKEEVECQATGKGSVEAIFNAIDDFFHQEVKLLSYNIEAVTDGIDSQARVLVTVENQATETIFNASGLDFDVLKASAIAYIHANIFVQKENEGSIGQSVSYRDMLE comes from the coding sequence ATGCGTAAGGTTGAATTTCTTGATACCAGTCTTCGTGACGGAGAGCAAACACCAGGAGTAAATTTTTCAATTAAAGAAAAGATTGCTATTGCCAAGCAATTGGAAAAATGGGGAGTTTCAGCAATTGAAGCAGGTTTTCCGGCAGCTAGTCCAGATTCGTTTACAGCGGTGAAAGAGATCGCAAAAGCGATGAAAACAACTGCTGTTACCGGTCTTGCCCGTTTGGTTAAATCAGACATCGATGCCTGCTATGAGGCTCTAAAAGATGCCAAGTATCCGCAGATTCATGTCTTTATTGCAACCAGTCCTATTCACCGAGAATTCAAGCTGAAAAAGACCAAGGAAGAAATTCTTGCGACCATTACAGAGTATGTCAGCTATGCACGTTCCAAATTCGAGATTGTCGAGTTCTCACCAGAGGACGGAACACGGACGGAATTGGATTTTCTGCTGGAAGTGGTTCAGACAGCGGTGGATGCAGGGGCGACCTACATTAACATTCCAGATACCGTTGGTTTCACAACACCAGAAGAATATGGTCAGATTTTCCAGTATCTTATTGAACAGGTGAAATCAGATCGTGAGATTATTTTCAGCCCTCATTGCCATGATGATTTGGGAATGGCGGTGGCAAATAGCCTATCTGCTATTAAACATGGTGCTGGTCGTGTGGAGGGTACGATTAATGGTATTGGTGAGCGGGCAGGAAATGCAGCCTTGGAGGAAGTAGCCGTTGCGCTCAATATTCGTGCGGACTATTATCAGGTGGAAACGGATATTGTTCTGAATGAAACGATTAACACATCAGAAATGGTATCTCGTTTTTCTGGAATTGCCATTCCTAAAAATAAGGCTGTGGTTGGCGGCAATGCCTTCTCACATGAGTCTGGTATTCACCAAGACGGTGTACTAAAAAATCCATTGACCTATGAGATTATTACACCAGAATTGGTCGGGGTTAAGAGTAATAGTTTGCCACTTGGAAAGCTCTCAGGTCGCCATGCCTTTGTCGAGAAACTAAAAGAATTGGCCCTTGATTTTGATGAGGCAGAAATCAATGAATTGTTTGCGAAATTTAAGGCTTTGGCTGATAAGAAACAAGAAATTACTGATGCTGATATTCGTGCCTTGATTGCAGGCGTTACGGTAGAAAATCCAGAAGGGTTCCATTTTGATGACTTGACACTTGCTGTAGAGGGTGATAGTATGGTGGCAACTGTTCGCCTTGTCAACGAAGACAAAGAAGAGGTAGAATGCCAAGCAACTGGTAAGGGAAGTGTCGAAGCCATTTTCAATGCGATTGATGACTTCTTCCACCAAGAGGTCAAGCTCTTGTCTTATAATATTGAGGCCGTGACAGACGGTATTGACTCGCAGGCGCGTGTTTTAGTGACGGTAGAAAATCAAGCAACAGAAACGATTTTCAATGCTTCAGGACTGGATTTTGATGTCTTGAAAGCGAGTGCCATTGCTTATATCCATGCCAACATCTTTGTCCAAAAAGAAAATGAAGGCAGTATTGGACAAAGTGTTTCTTATCGCGATATGCTAGAGTAG
- the udk gene encoding uridine kinase yields MQNRPIIIGVTGGSGGGKTSVSRAILANFPNEKIAMIEHDSYYKDQSHLTFEERIQTNYDHPLAFDTDLMIGQLKELLEGRPVDIPTYDYTEHTRSDKTYRQEPQDVFIVEGILVLEDKRLRDLMDIKIFVDTDDDVRIIRRIKRDMEERGRSLDSIITQYLGVVKPMYHQFIEPTKRYADIVIPEGVSNTVAIDLITTKIAKILEEARDQN; encoded by the coding sequence ATGCAAAATAGACCTATTATTATCGGAGTGACAGGTGGTTCTGGTGGTGGAAAGACCAGCGTTTCTCGTGCCATTTTGGCAAATTTTCCCAATGAAAAAATTGCCATGATTGAGCATGATTCCTACTATAAAGACCAATCCCATTTGACTTTTGAAGAGCGAATCCAGACCAACTATGACCATCCTTTGGCCTTTGATACGGATTTAATGATTGGACAATTAAAGGAGTTGTTAGAAGGTCGTCCGGTGGACATTCCGACCTATGATTATACTGAGCACACTAGAAGTGATAAAACGTATCGTCAAGAGCCTCAAGATGTCTTTATTGTGGAGGGAATTCTTGTCTTAGAAGACAAACGCCTACGTGATTTGATGGATATTAAGATTTTTGTGGATACGGATGATGATGTGCGGATTATTCGTCGGATTAAGCGAGATATGGAAGAGCGTGGTCGCAGTCTTGATAGTATCATTACCCAGTATCTAGGGGTGGTAAAACCCATGTATCATCAATTTATCGAACCAACCAAGCGTTATGCGGATATTGTGATTCCAGAAGGGGTGTCCAATACGGTTGCTATTGATTTGATTACGACAAAAATCGCAAAGATTTTAGAAGAAGCAAGAGACCAAAACTAA
- a CDS encoding Gfo/Idh/MocA family protein has product MLQLGIIGTGAIAHHFIAAAHQTKHYQLAAIYSRTMESAKAFAERYQQSLQLYTDMEEFLTSTIDILYIASPNSLHHGQAKAALLAGKHVIIEKPAVTRPEEWADLVTIAKEKQVFVFEAARNYHEQAFTTISDFLVDKEIWGAHFSYAKYSSKMPDLLDGKTPNVFSSQFAGGALMDLGIYPVYASVRLFGAPISARYTAQQLPNTVDLNGSGQLMYPNFQVTIQTGKNIHSSLPAEIYTNQGTLVLDTIEHISSAIFHPLKGEAEVLAITQAPHTMLEEARQFATMIEQPQPELYENWLAAAQAVHTTLYRMRQDAQIYFEGEPHENDTSC; this is encoded by the coding sequence ATGTTACAACTTGGTATCATCGGAACAGGAGCTATTGCCCATCATTTCATCGCAGCAGCTCATCAGACAAAACACTATCAATTAGCAGCCATCTATTCACGGACTATGGAAAGTGCTAAAGCCTTCGCTGAGCGGTATCAGCAATCGCTTCAGCTCTACACAGATATGGAGGAATTTCTAACGAGTACAATCGATATTCTCTATATTGCTAGTCCTAACTCTCTCCACCACGGGCAAGCCAAAGCGGCACTTCTTGCTGGCAAACACGTCATCATTGAAAAACCTGCTGTCACTCGACCAGAAGAATGGGCTGATTTGGTGACAATCGCTAAAGAAAAGCAGGTCTTTGTTTTTGAAGCCGCTCGCAATTACCACGAACAGGCTTTTACCACCATCTCTGACTTTTTAGTGGATAAGGAGATCTGGGGAGCTCATTTTAGCTATGCCAAGTACTCGTCCAAAATGCCTGACCTCTTAGACGGAAAAACGCCAAATGTCTTTTCTAGTCAATTTGCGGGTGGTGCTCTCATGGACTTAGGGATCTATCCTGTATATGCCAGCGTTCGCCTTTTTGGTGCACCCATTTCTGCTCGCTATACCGCGCAACAATTGCCAAATACAGTTGACTTAAATGGTTCTGGACAGCTCATGTATCCAAACTTCCAAGTAACCATTCAGACAGGAAAAAATATCCATAGTTCACTTCCTGCTGAAATTTATACCAATCAAGGGACGCTCGTCCTAGATACGATTGAACATATCAGCTCAGCTATTTTCCACCCACTAAAAGGAGAAGCCGAAGTACTTGCCATCACGCAAGCTCCCCACACTATGCTAGAAGAAGCAAGGCAATTCGCGACCATGATTGAGCAGCCTCAGCCAGAACTCTATGAGAATTGGTTAGCCGCAGCACAAGCCGTCCACACTACTTTGTACCGTATGCGGCAAGATGCCCAGATTTATTTTGAAGGAGAACCACATGAAAACGACACTTCCTGCTAG
- a CDS encoding DEAD/DEAH box helicase: MKTTLPASWQHQLEHLGFTSFTAIQEQLFEPIRSGETVLGISPTGTGKTLAYLLPSLLNLQPKKAQQLLILAPNTELAGQIFDVCKTWAELIGLQTQLFLSGSSQKRQIERLKKGPEILIGTPGRIFELIKLKKIKMMNVTTIVLDEFDQLLSDSQYPFVDKICRYAPRDHQLIYMSATNKVDVDKLAPNTRTIAIDNLELTNIQHFYLQVEKREKVELLRKLAHVEDFRGLVFFNSLSDLGSAEEKLQYRDIEAVSLASDVNVKFRKVILEKFKDHALTLLLATDLVARGIDIDTLECVVNYEVPRDQETYTHRAGRTGRMGQDGFVITLISHPEELKSLKKYASVQEIFLKNQRLYVS; the protein is encoded by the coding sequence ATGAAAACGACACTTCCTGCTAGTTGGCAACATCAACTGGAACACCTTGGCTTTACGAGCTTTACTGCAATTCAAGAACAGCTCTTTGAACCCATTAGAAGCGGAGAAACCGTTCTTGGCATTAGCCCAACTGGAACCGGTAAAACCTTGGCCTATTTGCTCCCTAGCCTTTTGAATCTTCAGCCGAAAAAAGCCCAGCAATTACTCATTTTAGCGCCCAATACAGAGCTAGCCGGTCAAATTTTTGATGTTTGTAAGACCTGGGCGGAACTCATAGGGCTTCAGACGCAACTATTCCTCTCTGGCTCTAGCCAAAAGCGACAAATCGAACGCTTGAAAAAAGGGCCTGAAATCTTGATTGGTACGCCGGGGCGGATTTTTGAGCTGATTAAACTCAAGAAAATCAAGATGATGAATGTCACTACCATTGTCCTCGATGAATTTGACCAATTACTCAGCGATTCTCAATATCCTTTTGTAGATAAAATTTGTCGCTATGCACCACGCGACCACCAGTTGATTTACATGAGTGCAACGAATAAGGTCGATGTGGACAAATTAGCTCCCAATACCCGCACCATTGCGATTGACAATCTGGAATTAACCAATATCCAGCATTTCTATCTCCAAGTAGAAAAGCGAGAAAAAGTCGAATTACTACGCAAACTTGCCCATGTAGAAGATTTCCGTGGTCTTGTCTTTTTCAATTCCTTATCTGATCTTGGAAGCGCTGAGGAAAAATTGCAATACCGTGATATCGAAGCCGTTTCTCTTGCTAGCGATGTCAATGTCAAGTTTCGCAAGGTTATTTTGGAAAAATTCAAAGACCATGCCCTTACGCTACTTCTTGCAACCGATTTGGTAGCACGAGGAATCGATATTGATACCCTTGAATGCGTTGTGAATTACGAAGTTCCGCGCGACCAAGAAACCTATACCCACCGTGCGGGACGAACTGGCCGTATGGGGCAAGATGGCTTTGTCATCACCCTCATCAGTCATCCAGAAGAACTCAAATCGCTCAAAAAATATGCCTCGGTACAAGAAATCTTTCTCAAAAATCAACGCTTATATGTGAGCTAG
- the gloA gene encoding lactoylglutathione lyase → MASKMLHTCLRVENLEKSIAFYEDAFGFKELRRKDFPDYQFTIVYLGLDGDDYELELTYNYDHGPYVIGDGFAHVALSTPDLEGLHREHSEKGYEVTEPKGLPGNPPNYYFVKDPDGYKVEVIREK, encoded by the coding sequence ATGGCTAGTAAAATGTTGCACACCTGTTTGCGGGTGGAAAATTTAGAAAAATCAATCGCATTTTATGAGGATGCTTTTGGATTCAAGGAATTGCGCCGTAAGGATTTTCCAGATTATCAATTTACCATTGTTTATTTGGGACTGGATGGGGATGACTATGAGCTAGAATTGACCTATAATTACGATCACGGTCCGTATGTGATTGGAGATGGCTTTGCCCATGTGGCACTTAGCACACCTGATTTGGAAGGCTTGCACAGAGAGCATAGCGAAAAAGGTTACGAAGTGACAGAACCAAAAGGATTGCCAGGAAATCCGCCAAATTATTATTTTGTCAAAGATCCAGATGGCTACAAGGTTGAAGTCATCCGTGAAAAGTAA
- a CDS encoding NUDIX hydrolase, translating into MSVQLIAHALLKHQGRYLVIKRSMIKRGEVNTYPGYYDIPGGRVEYLELPRKAARRESMEEVNQDVQLGAIVHEDSNVDEEKKLVFTRLVYEATLVSERPIILDPEEHSDYRWIESLKELKDELYVPYLAALLPKG; encoded by the coding sequence ATGAGTGTCCAATTAATTGCCCATGCGTTGCTGAAACATCAGGGACGCTATTTAGTGATCAAACGTTCCATGATAAAACGAGGTGAGGTCAATACCTATCCTGGTTATTACGATATTCCAGGCGGCAGAGTAGAATACTTAGAATTACCCAGAAAAGCTGCTCGACGAGAGAGTATGGAAGAGGTCAATCAAGATGTACAACTAGGGGCTATTGTGCATGAAGATAGTAATGTAGATGAGGAAAAGAAACTCGTTTTTACCCGCTTAGTTTACGAAGCGACACTCGTCTCGGAGCGTCCTATTATCTTAGATCCAGAGGAGCACAGTGACTATCGCTGGATTGAGTCATTGAAGGAACTAAAAGATGAGCTCTATGTACCATATTTAGCTGCATTGCTGCCAAAAGGGTGA
- a CDS encoding threonine aldolase family protein codes for MIHFENDYNRGVHKDLLQALVDTNDEGLAGYGFDQYSERAKDKIRVACQAPDAEVFFLTGGTQTNQIVIDSLLQSYEGVIAADTGHISVHEAGAIEFAGHKVLTLPHEYGKISARQVETYLENFYKDANHAHMVYPGMVYLSFPTEYGTLYTKHELTEIAGVCRRYEIPLFIDGARLGYGLASPMNDVTLADLAHVADVFYIGGTKMGALCGEAVVFSKDSSPKRFPTIVKQHGALLAKGRLLGVQFDRFFTDDLYLKIGQTVMEKTERLKEILTEKGYTFFLESPTNQQFVILENAHYKELSKEVAMGFWETYDENHVVVRLATSWSTTEQDLEELQRLL; via the coding sequence ATGATTCATTTTGAAAATGATTATAACAGGGGTGTTCATAAGGATTTATTGCAAGCCTTAGTGGACACCAATGACGAGGGATTGGCAGGGTATGGTTTTGATCAGTATAGCGAACGGGCTAAGGATAAGATTCGAGTCGCCTGTCAGGCTCCAGATGCGGAAGTGTTCTTTTTGACTGGAGGAACACAGACCAATCAAATTGTCATTGATAGCCTTTTGCAGTCCTATGAAGGAGTGATTGCAGCAGATACAGGGCATATTAGTGTGCATGAGGCAGGAGCCATTGAGTTTGCCGGACACAAGGTGCTCACCCTCCCTCACGAATATGGGAAAATTTCTGCACGGCAAGTGGAAACCTATTTGGAAAATTTTTATAAGGATGCCAATCATGCCCACATGGTGTATCCTGGGATGGTTTATCTTTCTTTCCCTACAGAATACGGAACTCTTTATACAAAGCACGAGCTTACAGAAATAGCAGGAGTTTGTCGAAGGTATGAGATTCCACTGTTCATTGATGGGGCTCGTTTGGGGTATGGTTTGGCAAGTCCGATGAATGATGTGACCTTGGCAGATTTAGCACATGTAGCAGATGTATTTTACATCGGTGGCACAAAAATGGGAGCTTTGTGCGGCGAAGCTGTTGTCTTTTCTAAAGACAGTTCCCCAAAACGATTTCCTACGATTGTCAAACAGCATGGAGCCTTGCTAGCGAAAGGGCGCTTATTAGGGGTGCAATTTGATCGTTTCTTTACCGATGATTTATATCTGAAAATCGGGCAAACGGTGATGGAGAAGACGGAGCGTTTGAAAGAGATACTCACAGAAAAAGGATATACTTTCTTTTTAGAATCTCCAACCAATCAACAGTTTGTTATTTTAGAGAATGCTCACTACAAAGAATTGTCAAAAGAGGTTGCTATGGGATTTTGGGAGACTTATGATGAAAATCATGTAGTTGTTCGCTTGGCAACCAGCTGGTCTACGACAGAGCAAGATTTAGAAGAGTTACAAAGATTATTATAG
- a CDS encoding polysaccharide deacetylase family protein, protein MKKGLLLLLNVFLIAVMIGGGYLLHRKWQDYQRQESITKTIQQMDQKEDKKGTEKHSGLVGTQYVTAYYPKTAGKTKNLIKEQMLQIIQELPQAKGHVAPTALRFYYAEVGDGPFKKSQQVTLKAKVYPVDKNVEKEKEEEFGSLLLNTGADEGILHLNHLFTEPYTAKLIFLEKIREELTKKQLDSTLLEEIMATLDETPLENWIYRYQQGQFEIDLAKEGTVNVPFANFYDVIDTDALMGDELTAYQAYQEKKDRKLVALTFDDGPSPETTPQALEILAKYHAKATFYMLGKKVAGNEKLIKQVKAAGHEIGNHSWNHPQLTAIPLNQAVQEISDTQAALQAVIGEAPRTMRPPYGSINQAVQNAVNVSFMLWDVDTLDWKTHNTAAIMREVRKTQPGSVILMHDIHQTTIDALPSVLEYLKENGYTFVTVSELFQENLLPHQCYYSHYQP, encoded by the coding sequence GTGAAAAAAGGATTATTACTTTTGTTGAATGTGTTCTTGATTGCTGTGATGATAGGGGGTGGCTACCTCTTACATCGCAAATGGCAGGATTATCAGCGTCAAGAGTCTATCACCAAAACCATTCAGCAAATGGATCAGAAAGAGGACAAAAAGGGAACAGAAAAGCATAGTGGCCTCGTTGGGACCCAGTATGTAACAGCCTATTACCCGAAAACAGCTGGTAAAACCAAAAATCTCATCAAGGAGCAAATGCTCCAGATAATTCAAGAACTCCCTCAGGCAAAAGGGCACGTGGCTCCAACAGCTTTACGGTTTTATTATGCTGAAGTGGGAGATGGTCCATTTAAAAAGAGCCAGCAAGTCACCTTAAAAGCGAAAGTTTACCCTGTTGATAAAAATGTCGAAAAAGAGAAGGAAGAGGAATTTGGAAGCCTTCTTTTGAATACTGGGGCCGACGAAGGAATTTTGCATCTTAATCACCTATTTACAGAACCTTATACCGCAAAACTCATTTTTTTAGAGAAAATTCGAGAAGAATTGACTAAGAAACAGCTAGATTCAACTCTGCTTGAAGAAATCATGGCTACCTTAGATGAGACGCCTTTAGAAAATTGGATCTATCGTTACCAGCAAGGTCAATTTGAGATTGATCTAGCAAAAGAAGGAACTGTCAACGTTCCCTTTGCGAATTTCTATGATGTGATTGATACGGATGCTCTCATGGGAGATGAATTAACAGCTTATCAAGCCTACCAAGAAAAGAAAGATCGAAAACTAGTCGCCTTGACTTTTGATGATGGTCCGAGCCCTGAAACGACTCCACAAGCCTTGGAAATTCTTGCCAAGTATCATGCAAAAGCAACATTTTATATGCTGGGTAAGAAGGTAGCTGGAAATGAAAAGCTCATTAAGCAAGTAAAGGCTGCCGGCCATGAAATTGGAAATCATAGTTGGAATCATCCTCAATTGACGGCTATTCCTTTAAATCAGGCTGTGCAGGAAATTTCTGATACGCAGGCTGCTTTACAGGCTGTGATAGGAGAAGCTCCCCGCACCATGCGTCCGCCGTACGGTTCCATTAATCAAGCCGTTCAAAATGCGGTCAATGTATCTTTCATGCTTTGGGATGTCGATACTCTGGATTGGAAAACGCATAATACAGCAGCTATTATGCGCGAAGTTCGTAAGACGCAGCCAGGCTCGGTCATTCTAATGCATGACATTCATCAGACAACGATTGATGCTTTGCCATCTGTGTTAGAATACCTGAAAGAAAATGGCTATACCTTTGTAACCGTTAGTGAATTATTCCAAGAGAACTTGCTCCCGCATCAGTGCTATTATAGTCATTATCAACCGTAA
- a CDS encoding MFS transporter produces the protein MRVSSYRKNIPLLYAVEWFSFFGITTFWVLFLSQKGMSLLEIGLLESIFHGTSLLSEIPSGMLADRFSYKANLILGRLAAIVSSMLMLLAQGNFWLYALAMVVNAWAYNFDSGTSSAMLYDSAVDAGLKERYLTFSSIISGVTEATMSLGAVLAGFFVHGYLEVTYLMMIACSLCAICLIALLKEPDRKTYTEERVSFSSIVNTVLKEFKTNSALLWWFLIGQIVCATMCMFYFYYQNHLPDLSSWQIAFLMLVGSGLNIGAAYVASQVGKKWSSFQLFPWIVGLTGLLYTAVVANQVLVFMFIYLLSNALYALYMPIISNDIQQYLPNSIRATMLSINAMFFSLSMIVLFPLTGWCIERLGFTPTFLALGSILVLSAFLLVFFLAGIQRKLTKN, from the coding sequence ATGCGTGTATCTTCTTATCGAAAAAATATCCCTTTGCTTTATGCTGTCGAATGGTTCTCATTTTTTGGAATTACGACTTTTTGGGTCTTATTTTTAAGTCAAAAGGGGATGAGCTTGCTGGAAATAGGTCTTTTGGAAAGTATCTTTCATGGGACTAGTCTTTTGTCGGAGATTCCGTCAGGGATGCTGGCTGATCGTTTTTCTTATAAAGCCAATCTTATATTGGGGCGTCTTGCCGCCATCGTTTCTTCTATGCTTATGTTGCTAGCTCAGGGGAACTTTTGGCTGTATGCTCTTGCTATGGTGGTTAATGCTTGGGCTTATAATTTTGATTCAGGAACAAGTAGTGCCATGCTCTATGATTCAGCTGTCGATGCGGGCTTGAAAGAAAGATATTTGACTTTCTCGAGTATCATTTCAGGCGTGACAGAGGCAACGATGTCTTTAGGAGCGGTGCTGGCAGGATTTTTTGTGCACGGGTATTTGGAAGTGACCTATCTGATGATGATTGCCTGTTCCTTGTGTGCCATTTGTTTGATTGCACTTCTAAAAGAGCCAGATAGAAAAACTTATACAGAGGAGCGGGTTAGCTTTTCTAGCATTGTAAACACTGTATTGAAAGAATTTAAGACCAATTCTGCCCTGCTATGGTGGTTTTTGATTGGACAGATTGTTTGTGCTACGATGTGTATGTTTTATTTCTACTATCAAAATCACTTGCCAGATTTAAGCAGTTGGCAGATTGCTTTCCTCATGCTTGTCGGAAGCGGGCTCAACATTGGAGCTGCCTATGTCGCTAGTCAAGTGGGCAAGAAATGGTCTTCCTTTCAACTATTTCCGTGGATTGTTGGATTGACAGGCTTGCTTTATACCGCTGTCGTTGCCAATCAGGTGCTTGTCTTTATGTTCATTTATTTGCTGAGCAATGCTCTCTATGCTCTTTATATGCCTATTATATCCAATGATATCCAGCAGTATCTACCGAATTCAATTCGAGCGACGATGTTGAGTATCAATGCTATGTTTTTCAGTCTGAGCATGATTGTTCTTTTTCCGTTGACAGGGTGGTGTATTGAGCGATTAGGATTTACCCCTACTTTTCTAGCACTCGGAAGTATCTTGGTGCTCTCAGCTTTCCTTTTAGTCTTTTTCTTGGCCGGTATTCAACGAAAACTAACCAAAAATTAG
- a CDS encoding TlpA family protein disulfide reductase, with amino-acid sequence MKKGMIYIGLSLSLLTLAACGEMRGTNHSDSPAVQQMVGKEAPAFTIKDKDGKDVSLADFKGKKVYLNLWASWCGPCKQEIPELEKVYQGLKEKDDLVFLSVVSTAEKEFENERPAEQAKEPILEAAAELGITYPVLFDTKDQVFKSYQVRAFPTHIFINRDGTIAQKFEGAMTGKAVQQQLDSLK; translated from the coding sequence ATGAAAAAAGGAATGATCTACATTGGATTGAGCTTATCTTTATTAACTCTTGCAGCATGTGGGGAAATGAGGGGAACCAATCATTCTGACAGTCCTGCGGTTCAGCAGATGGTTGGCAAGGAAGCCCCAGCCTTTACGATTAAGGATAAGGATGGTAAGGATGTCTCTTTAGCGGATTTTAAAGGGAAAAAAGTTTACCTCAATCTTTGGGCCAGCTGGTGTGGGCCTTGTAAGCAGGAGATCCCAGAGCTAGAAAAAGTCTATCAAGGGCTGAAGGAAAAGGACGATCTTGTGTTCTTATCTGTCGTGTCCACGGCTGAAAAAGAGTTTGAAAATGAACGACCAGCGGAGCAGGCCAAGGAACCAATATTAGAAGCAGCTGCTGAGCTAGGCATTACTTATCCAGTCTTGTTTGACACCAAGGATCAGGTTTTTAAATCCTATCAAGTCAGAGCTTTCCCCACTCATATTTTTATCAATCGTGACGGAACCATTGCACAAAAATTTGAAGGAGCTATGACAGGAAAAGCTGTGCAACAGCAGTTGGATAGTCTAAAATAG
- the asnS gene encoding asparagine--tRNA ligase, with translation MSKELVSIIDVKDHVGEKITIGAWVANKSGKGKLAFLQLRDGTAFFQAVAFKPNFIETFGEEEGTAKFDTVKKLSQETSVLVTGIVKEDERSKFGYELDITDLEVVGDSKDYPITPKEHGTDFLMDNRHLWLRSRKQMAIMQIRNAIIYATYEFFDKNGFIKFDSPILSGNAAEDSTELFETDYFGTPAYLSQSGQLYLEAGAMALGRVFDFGPVFRAEKSKTRRHLTEFWMMDAEYSFLSHDESLDLQEAYVKALIQGVLDRAPQALEALERDTELLKKYIAEPFKRVSYDDAISLLQEHEADEDTDYEHLEHGDDFGSPHETWISNYFGVPTFVVNYPASFKAFYMKPVPGNPERVLCADLLAPEGYGEIIGGSVREDDYDALVAKMESLGMDRSEYEFYLDLRKYGSVPHAGFGIGIERMVTFVAGTKHIREAIPFPRMLHRLKP, from the coding sequence ATGTCTAAAGAGTTAGTATCGATTATTGATGTCAAAGACCATGTTGGTGAAAAAATAACCATTGGTGCTTGGGTTGCCAACAAATCAGGGAAAGGGAAATTAGCCTTTCTACAGCTTCGTGACGGAACTGCCTTTTTCCAAGCGGTTGCTTTTAAGCCAAACTTTATTGAAACATTTGGTGAAGAAGAAGGAACAGCTAAGTTTGATACTGTTAAAAAACTCAGCCAGGAAACATCTGTGTTGGTAACAGGTATCGTCAAAGAAGATGAACGCTCAAAATTCGGCTATGAGTTGGATATTACGGATCTTGAGGTAGTTGGTGATTCAAAAGACTATCCAATTACGCCGAAAGAACATGGAACGGATTTCTTGATGGACAATCGTCACTTGTGGCTCCGTTCTCGTAAGCAAATGGCCATTATGCAAATTCGTAACGCTATTATTTATGCGACTTATGAGTTCTTTGATAAGAATGGCTTTATCAAGTTTGACAGTCCAATCCTGTCTGGAAATGCGGCAGAAGATTCGACAGAACTGTTTGAAACAGATTACTTTGGAACCCCTGCTTACTTGAGCCAATCAGGGCAATTGTACTTGGAAGCAGGAGCGATGGCACTAGGGCGTGTATTTGACTTTGGTCCAGTATTTCGTGCAGAAAAATCAAAAACACGTCGTCACTTGACGGAGTTTTGGATGATGGATGCGGAGTATTCCTTCCTCTCTCATGATGAATCATTGGACCTGCAAGAAGCCTATGTAAAAGCATTGATTCAAGGCGTTTTGGATCGTGCGCCGCAAGCTCTTGAAGCCTTGGAACGTGATACAGAACTCTTGAAGAAATACATCGCTGAGCCTTTCAAGCGTGTATCCTATGATGATGCGATTAGTCTTCTTCAAGAGCATGAAGCAGATGAAGATACAGACTACGAACATTTGGAGCATGGAGATGATTTTGGTTCTCCTCATGAAACATGGATTTCAAACTACTTTGGTGTGCCAACCTTTGTGGTCAACTATCCAGCAAGTTTCAAGGCTTTCTATATGAAACCAGTTCCGGGCAATCCAGAGCGCGTGCTTTGTGCAGACTTACTAGCACCAGAAGGTTATGGAGAAATCATCGGTGGTTCTGTCCGTGAAGATGATTACGATGCCCTTGTGGCTAAAATGGAGAGCCTTGGCATGGATCGTTCAGAGTACGAATTCTACCTTGATCTTCGTAAGTATGGCTCTGTTCCCCATGCAGGGTTTGGAATTGGAATCGAGCGGATGGTAACCTTTGTCGCTGGTACCAAACATATCCGTGAAGCCATTCCATTCCCACGGATGCTCCATCGCTTAAAACCATAA